From Pagrus major chromosome 9, Pma_NU_1.0, the proteins below share one genomic window:
- the piga gene encoding phosphatidylinositol N-acetylglucosaminyltransferase subunit A, whose product MGQRRRAVTNPSSRGVSGAPADVATVSSRKHIICMVSDFFYPNMGGVESHIYQLSQCLIEKGHKVVIVTHAYGKRKGVRYLTNGLKVYYLPLQVMYNQSTATTCFHSLPLLRCVFVRECITVVHAHSSFSAMAHDALFHAKTMGLKTVFTDHSLFGFADVSSVLTNKLLTVSLCDTNHIVCVSYTSKENTVLRAALDPEIVSVIPNAVDPTDFTPDPSQRQDDRITIVVISRLVYRKGIDLLGGIIPELCLKHPDLHFLIGGEGPKRIVLEEVREKYQLHDRVRLLGALEHKDVRGVLVQGHIFLNTSLTEAFCMAIVEGASCGLQVVSTRVGGIPEVLPNDLITLCEPTVRSLCAGLETVIAQHRSGSVPSPASVHARVQTLYTWRNVAERTEKVYDRVSGEEVLPLDRRLRRLRAYCGPVAGSIFALFAVLDFLLLLLLQWLVPDRVMDVAVDATGPHGLWRPGPSSKVSGTKQAAEQDISS is encoded by the exons ATGGGCCAACGAAGGAGAGCTGTGACTAACCCCTCATCTCGGGGAGTCTCTGGAGCTCCTGCAGATGTTGCCACGGTCTCCAGCAGGAAACACATCATCTGCATGGTGTCTGACTTCTTCTATCCGAATATGGGAGGAGTGGAAAGTCACATTTACCAGCTATCCCAGTGCTTGATTGAAAAGGGACACAAGGTGGTGATTGTCACCCACGCCTATGGCAAGAGGAAGGGTGTCAGGTACCTGACCAATGGACTGAAGGTGTACTACCTCCCCCTGCAGGTGATGTACAACCAGTCCACAGCTACCACCTGCTTCCACAGTCTCCCACTGCTGCGCTGCGTGTTCGTAAGGGAATGCATCACTGTGGTGCACGCACACAGCTCCTTCTCTGCCATGGCCCATGATGCATTGTTCCATGCTAAGACCATGGGCCTCAAGACG GTGTTCACCGACCACTCGCTCTTCGGCTTTGCTGATGTGAGCTCTGTGCTTACCAACAAGCTTCTGACCGTGTCACTGTGTGACACAAACCACATTGTGTGCGTGTCATACACCAGTAAGGAGAACACAGTGCTCCGGGCAGCACTCGACCCAGAGATAGTGTCTGTTATCCCCAACGCTGTCGACCCTACAGATTTCACCCCCGACCCCTCCCAGCGCCAAGATGACAGGATCACTATTGTTGTCATCAGTCGTCTTGTCTACCGCAAAG GAATTGATCTTCTTGGTGGAATAATCCCAGAGCTCTGCCTCAAACATCCAGATCTGCATTTCCTGATTGGTGGAGAGGGGCCGAAGAGAATTGTGTTGgaggaagtgagagaaaaatacCAGCTACACGACAG GGTGCGTCTGCTGGGGGCTTTGGAGCATAAAGATGTTCGTGGAGTTCTGGTGCAGGGTCACATCTTCCTCAACACATCTCTGACTGAAGCCTTCTGCATGGCCATTGTGGAAGGAGCCAGCTGTGGACTGCAG GTGGTAAGCACTCGTGTGGGCGGCATTCCTGAGGTGTTACCTAACGACTTGATCACCCTGTGTGAGCCCACTGTGCGGTCATTGTGTGCTGGTCTGGAGACGGTCATTGCCCAGCACCGCTCAGGGTCTGTCCCCTCCCCCGCCTCTGTCCATGCTCGTGTGCAGACCCTATACACCTGGAGAAACGTGGCAGAGAGGACTGAAAAG GTGTACGACCGAGTGTCTGGAGAGGAGGTGCTTCCCCTGGACAGACGGTTACGGAGGCTGAGGGCTTACTGCGGCCCGGTCGCCGGCTCCATCTTTGCCCTATTTGCTGTTTTAgacttcctcctgctgcttcttctgcagTGGTTAGTGCCAGACCGGGTCATGGACGTCGCTGTGGACGCCACCGGCCCTCATGGACTGTGGAGGCCGGGGCCAAGCAGTAAAGTCAGTGGCACGAAGCAAGCAGCAGAACAGGATATTTCATCGTAA
- the asb11 gene encoding ankyrin repeat and SOCS box protein 11 — protein MTAVETEVSLCSQPWQRPLYIYGGLACNSLMADSWSDRTPLHEAAYQGRLLHLRGLITQGFHVDTLTLDRISPLHEACLGGHYACAKFLLDAGANVEAVSTDGATPLFNSCSSGSAVCVRLILQHSASLHTPYQLASPIHEASKKGHRECLELLLSYGAHIDMELPVVGTPLYSACMARAAACVGLLLHSGADVQRGCGQDSPLHAGVRGGGANVVDLLLDFGADGCCRNAEGQTPLDLSPPNSAVRTALQKRGPCSLSQLCRLCIRRSLGRSRLHRASSLFLPHSITDFLLYQ, from the exons ATGACTGCTGTTGAAACAGAGGTTTCCCTGTGCTCACAACCTTGGCAGAGGCCCTTGTACATCTACGGGGGGTTGGCATGCAACTCACTGATGGCTG ACTCCTGGTCAGACAGAACTCCTCTCCATGAAGCCGCCTACCAGGGCAGACTGCTGCACCTGAGAGGCCTCATCACTCAG GGCTTCCATGTAGACACACTCACCTTGGACAGAATCTCTCCTCTACATGAAGCTTGCCTTGGAGGCCATTATGCTTGTGCCAAGTTCCTGCTGGACGCCGGTGCAAAT GTGGAGGCAGTATCAACAGATGGCGCCACACCTCTTTTCAACTCCTGCAGCAGCGGGAGcgctgtgtgtgtcaggctCATTCTGCAGCACAGCGCCTCCCTCCACACCCCCTACCAGCTGGCATCACCCATCCACGAAGCTTCTAAGAAAG GTCACAGAGAGtgtctggagctgctgctgtcgtACGGAGCTCATATCGACATGGAGCTGCCAGTGGTGGGGACGCCGCTGTATTCTGCCTGCATGGCCCGGGCTGCAGCCTGTGTAGGGCTGCTGCTACACTCAG GAGCAGATGTTCAGAGAGGGTGCGGGCAGGACAGTCCTTTACATGCTGGTGTTCGAGGTGGAGGAGCCAACGTGGTGGATCTGCTGCTGGACTTCGGAGCTGATGGGTGTTGTAGGAACGCAGAGGGACAGACTCCTCTGGATCTGTCGCCACCAAACAGCGCAGTGAGAACTGCACTGCAGAAAAGAG GtccctgctctctgtctcagctctgTCGCTTGTGTATCCGTCGAAGTCTGGGAAGGAGTCGTCTCCACAGAGCCTCCAGCCTTTTCCTTCCTCACAGTATCACGGACTTCCTCCTCTACCAATGA